DNA from Thioalbus denitrificans:
GAAATTCACCGAAGTTGGTTATGTCGGCCGTGATGTTGAGTCGATCATCCGCGATCTTGTGGATGTCGCCATCAAGATGACGCGCGAGACGGAGATGGCGAAGGTGCGCCATCGGGCCGAGGATGCCGCCGAGGAGCGCATCCTGGACGCCCTCCTGCCGCCGGCCCGCGGCGCCCACGGCGAACCCGAGGCGCGGGACTCCGCCACCCGCCAGACGTTCCGCAAGAAGCTGCGCCAGGGCGAGCTGGACGAGCGCGAGATCGATATCGAGGTCTCCGCCGCTCCCCTCGGGGTGGATATCATGGCCCCCCCGGGCATGGAGGAGATGACCAGCCAGCTGCAGGGGCTGTTCCAGAACCTGGGCGGAAACCGCCGGCGGACCCAGCGCATGCGGGTGGACGCGGCCTACCGGCTGATCTGCGACGAAGAGGCCGCGCGGCTGGTCAACGAGGAGGAGATCAAGGCCCGGGCGGTGCAGGTGGTGGAGCAGAACGGCATCGTCTTCCTCGACGAGATCGACAAGGTGACCAGCCGCGGCGAGCGCGGCGGCCCGGACGTCTCCCGCGAAGGGGTCCAGCGCGACCTGCTGCCCCTGGTGGAGGGGTGTACCGTCTCCACCAAGCACGGCATGGTCCGCACCGACCACATTCTCTTCATCGCCTCCGGCGCCTTCCACCTGGCGCGCCCCTCGGACCTGGTGCCGGAGCTGCAGGGGCGGCTGCCCATCCGGGTGGAGCTCGACGCCCTCGGGGTGGAGGAGTTCGTGCGCATCCTCACCGAGCCGGACTATTCGCTGGTGCAGCAGTACACCGCGCTGCACGCCACCGAGGGGGTCGCCCTGCGCTTCACCGACGACGGCCTGCGGCGCATCGCCGAGGTGGCCTGGCAGGTGAACGAGCGGACCGAGAACATCGGCGCCCGGCGCCTGCACACGGTGATGGAGCGGCTGCTGGAGGAGAGCTCCTACGAGGCGCCGGACCTCGCCGGCGGCGAGGTGGTGGTGGATGCCGCCTACGTGGACCGACAGCTCGGCGCGCTGGCGGAGGACGAGGATCTCAGCCGCTATATCCTCTGAGCACGGTCCACGAACCCGGGCCAATGCGCACTGTCATTGCCCGGCACGGCGGAAGCACACAGAATAGGCCCATAACGATGGCGGCCGCGACCGACGGCCGCCCGTGAGACGACCCTGCAACCGCGGAGAAAGACAGACCATGAGCGAGAAGAAGCACACGCCGACCGAGATCAACCTGCACCAGAAGTCCCGCGTCCTCGAGATCGCCTTCGACGACGGCGCCCGCTTCCAGCTGCCCTGCGAGTACCTGCGGGTCTACTCGCCCTCGGCCGAGGTGCGCGGCCACGCCCCCGGACAGGAGAAGCTGGAGACGGGCAAGGAGACGGTGAACATCACCGCCATCGAGCCGGTCGGCCAGTATGCCGTCTCCATCTTCTTCGACGACGGCCACGACACCGGCATCTACGCCTGGGATACCCTCTACGACCTGGGGGTCAACCAGGAGCGCTACTGGCGGGAGTACCTCGATCGCCTCGAGGCCGCCGGCTACAAGCGCCAGGCCCACTGAAACGCATCGCGGGCGCGGGCCCTGGCCCCGTCCCGCCGCTGACCGAGGGAATCATGAGCGAGAACAAAACCACCCATTTCGGCTACCAGCAGGTACCGGAGGAGGAGAAAGCCGGCCGCGTGGCCCAGGTCTTCCACTCGGTGGCGGACAAGTACGATCTCATGAACGACCTCATGTCGCTCGGTATCCACCGCCTGTGGAAGCGCTTCACCATCGAGCTCTCGGGCGTGCGCGGCGGGCAGCGGGTCCTGGATCTCGCCGGCGGCACCGGCGACCTGGCCGCGCGCTTCTCGCGCATGGTGGGGCCGGCGGGCGAGGTGGTGCTGTGCGACATCAACGACTCCATGCTGCGGGTCGGGCGCGAGCGGCTGGCCGACCGGGGGGCGGTGGGCAATATCCGCTACGTCCAGGCCGACGCCGAGGCGCTGCCCTACCCGGACAACCATTTCGACTGCATCACCATCGCCTTCGGCCTGCGCAACGTCACCCACAAGGAGGCGGCGCTGGCCTCCATGAACCGGGTGCTGAAGCCCGGCGGCCGGCTGCTGGTGCTGGAATTCTCCCAGCCCGTGGCGCCGGGGCTGAAGCCGGTCTACGACCTCTACTCCTTCAGCGTCCTGCCCGTCCTGGGCCGGCTGGTGACCGGCGACAGCGGCAGCTACCGCTACCTGGCCGAGTCCATCCGCATGCACCCGGACCAGAAGACCCTCAAGGGGATGATGGAGGCGGCCGGATTCGGCCGCTGCGAGTACTTCAACCTCACCGGCGGCATCGTCGCCCTGCACCGGGGCTTCAAGGTCTGAGCCATGACCAGCCTGCCCGGACTGATTCCCCTGGCGGCGCTGGAGGCGGCCATCAACACCGCCCTGCGCCTGGACCCGGAAACCTTCCAGCGGCTGCGCGGATTCGAGGGCCGGGTGGTGGCCCTGGAGTTCCGGGGCGCGCCGCTCACCCTCTATCTCCTGCCCGGCGCCGACGGCATCCAGCTCCTCTCCGCCTTCGAGGCCGAGCCCGACACCACCCTGGGCGGAACGCCCCTGGCCCTGCTGCGCTTCGGCGCCGGCGGCGGGGGCCTGTTCGGCGGCGAAGTGACCATCCGCGGCGATGTGGAGCTCGGGCAGCGGTTCAAGGCCCTGCTGGAGGGGCTCCGGATCGACTGGGAAGAGCACCTCTCCCGCCTGCTGGGCGACGTGGCCGCGCACCAGCTCGGCAACCTGGTGCGGGGCGTGGCCGACTGGGGCCGGAACAGCCTCGAGGCGCTGGCCCGTGACACCGGCGAGTACCTGCAGGAGGAGCGCCGCTGGCTGCCCCATCCCCGCCCGGTGCAGGGCTGGATGGCCGAGGTGGACCGGCTGCGCGGCGATCTCGACCGGCTCGAGGCCCGGGTGGAGCGGCTGCGCCGCCGCCTGGACGGCGCAGCGGCCGGGGGCGCGGCATGATCCGTCCCGGCCTGTTCCTGCGCCTTATCCACATCAACCTGGTACTGATTCGCCACGGCCTGGACGAGGTGGTGCTGGCCACCCACCTGTTCCGCCCGCTGCGCTTCCTCTACTACCTCTCGCCCTGGAACTGGCTGCGCCGCGAGCGGGCGCCGCGGGCGGTGCGCATCCGCCGCACCCTGGAGGACCTCGGCCCCATCTTCGTCAAGTTCGGCCAGATCCTCTCCACCCGCCGCGATCTCCTGCCCGACGACATCGCCATCGAGCTCAACCGGCTGCAGGACCGGGTGCCGCCGTTCCCGGGCAGCGAGGCCCGCGCCATCGTCGAGCGCGCCTACGGCCGCTCCCTCGCGGAGGTGTTCGACCACTTCGACGAGCAGCCGCTGGCCTCCGCCTCGGTGGCGCAGGTGCACGCGGTGCGCCTCAAGGACGGCCGCGAGGCGGTGCTCAAGGTGGTGCGGCCCGGCATCCAGCGGACCATCCGCCGCGACGTGGACCTGCTCTACACCGTGGCCGAGCTGGCGGAACGCTACTGGCCCGACGGCCGCCGGCTGCGGCCGCTGGAGGTGGTGGCGGAGTTCGAGAAGACCATCTTCGACGAGCTCGACCTGCAGCGCGAGGCGGCCAACGCCTCCCTGCTGCGGCGCAACTTCATCAACTCCGGCATGGTCTACATCCCCGAGGTCTACTGGCCCTACGTGCACGCCAACGTGATGGTGATGGAGCGCATCAGCGGGGTGCCGGTGAACGACATCGAGACCCTGAAGCGCCACGGCACCAACATGAAGCGCCTGGGCGAGCTGGGGGTGGAGATCTTCTTCACCCAGGTGTTCCGCGACAGCTTCTTCCACGCGGACATGCACCCGGGCAACATCTTCGTGGACATCAGCGATCCGGAGAACCCCCACTACATCTCCGTGGACTTCGGCATCATGGGCAGCCTCAGCGCCGAGGACCAGCGCTACCTGGCGCTCAACCTGCTCGCCTTCTTCAACCGCGACTACCGGCGGGTGGCGGAGCTGCACGTGGAGTCGGGCTGGGTTCCCTACGGCACCCGGGTGGAGGAGTTCGAGGCGGCCATCCGCACCGTCTGCGAACCCATCTTCGAGCGCCCCCTCAAGGACATCTCCTTCGGCCACTTCCTGCTGCGGCTGTTCCAGACCGCGCGGCGCTTCAACATGGAGGTGCAGCCGCAGCTGGTGCTGCTGCAGAAGACGCTGCTCAACATCGAGGGCCTGGGGCGGATGCTCTACCCGGAGCTGGATCTCTGGACCACCGCCAAGCCCTACATGGAGCGCTGGCTGAGCGAGCAGGTGGGCCCGCGGGCGCTGGTCCGGAACCTCCGCGCCAGCCTGCCGCTGCTGGCCGAGCGGCTGCCGGAGATGCCGGCCATGATCTACGACATCGCCCGATCGGTGCGGGAGCGCGAGCGCCAGGGCGGCAGCGACCAGCAGTGGCGGCTGCTGCGGCGGGAGATCCGGCGCGCCAACCGGCGCAGCTTCCTGGCGCTCACCGGCGCGGCGCTGGTGGTCAGCGCCGCGGTGCTGCTGGGGCTGGACGGCTACGGCCAGATGATGCTCGGCCGGGCGCCGGTCACCACCTGGATCCTCGCGGCGCTGGGCGGCGCCATGCTGATGGCCGCCTGGCCCCGGAACAGCGACGGCGACTGAGTCCCTGTGCCATTGTTGCGCCGGCTGTGGAAGTGCTCACCACGAAGGCACGAAGGACACGAAGAAAGGCAAAGGAAGAACATAGACAGGATTTACAGGATTGACCGGATTTCCTTGTGCATCTCACAAGGTCTTGCCCCTGGCGGGAAGATTTCCCATCGTTGCGCTGATCAAGAGACGCGCCAGCAGTGACCTGCCGGCTTCACAGTGCCATTCGAGATCGTATGCCAGCGAGCGTCTAATCCTGCGAATCCTGTAAATCCTGTCCATTCAGTCCTTTCAAGCTTCGTGTCCTTCGTGCCTTCGTGGTGAAGAATCCGTCGAAAGAGTAAACTGGCACTCTCTTTCAGTGCCGCGGCGGCGTTGGCAGGGGTTGCCGCGGTGGATGATTCCCCGGAAACGAGACGAGACCCGGAATGAGCGAAACCTGGCTCGATGAAATCAAGTGGAACGCCGACGGGCTGGTGCCGGCCATCGCCCAGGACGCGGCCAGCGGCCGGGTGCTGATGCTGGCCTGGATGAACCGCGAATCCCTGGCGCTGACGGTGCAGGAGGGGCGGGCCATCTACTGGTCGCGCTCCCGCGGCAAGCTCTGGCGCAAGGGCGAGGAGTCGGGGAACGTGCAGCGCCTGCGCGACCTCCGCCTGGACTGCGACAACGACGTGGTCCTGCTCAGCGTGGAGCAGGTGGGCGGCATCGCCTGCCACACGGGGCGCGAGAGCTGCTTCTACAAGCAGTATCGCGACGGCGGGTGGACGGCGGTGGAGGCCGTGCTGAAGGACCCGGCGGCCCTCTACGGGAAGCAGCCATGAGCGACATACTCGCCCAGCTGGCCGAGGTGCTGGAGGCGCGCAAGGCGGAGGACCCCGCAAAATCCTACGTGGCGGGGCTGTACGCCAAGGGGCTGGACAGGATCCTGAAGAAGGTGGGCGAGGAAGCCACCGAGACCGTGCTGGCGGCCAAGGACGGGGATGCCGCACATGTTGTTTATGAAACCGCGGATCTGTGGTTTCATACGCTGGTGATGCTGGCTTACCTGGACCTGCGTCCGGAACAGGTGCTCGAGGAACTGGCACGGCGGTTCGGCGTCTCGGGACTGGACGAGAAGGCGGCCCGGGGCCAGGCGGAGTAAGCCGGGGAACGGTACGGGCCCGACCCCCCGGACGGCTCTATCGCCCGATTGAGGCAATACTCGGAGAATAACTATGGGTTTGGGTGGAATCAGTATCTGGCAGCTTCTGATTATCCTGGCCATCGTGCTGCTGCTGTTCGGCGCCAAGCGCCTGCGCAACGTCGGCAGCGATCTCGGCGAGGCGATCAAGGGCTTCAAGAAGTCCGTGCGCGAGGGCGAGGAGGAGAAGCCGGCCGAGGCGGACAAGCCGCAGCTGAAGGAGTCGGCCGACGACGCCATCGAAGGCGAGGTCACCTCCAAGGACAAGAAGGAGGTCTGACCCGGGCCTCCTTCCGGTGTCCGCGATGGGCGGCCACCGGTGTTCCGGGTCTCTGATCGGACTCCCCTCACTCCATGTTCGATGTCGGTTTCTGGGAGCTAGCGCTCATCGCAGTGGTGGCACTGCTGGTGCTCGGGCCGGAACGGCTGCCGAAGGCGGCCCGTACCGCCGGGTTGTGGATCGGTCGTGCCCGGCGCGTGGTGATGAACGTCAAGACCGAGATCGATCGCGAGATCAAGGCCGAGGAGCTCAAGCAGATCATGGCCAAGCAGGCCCAGTCGAGCGGCGTGCACGAGATCGTGGAACAGACGCGCGAAGCGGTGGAGGGCGCCGCCCGGCCCGCGCCGGGAAGCAAGCCGCAGGCCGAATCCGGGTCCGCGCCGGCGGGCGCCGCAGAGCCGAAGCAGAGCGATGAGCCAAAGCCCTGATCCCGACATGGCTCCCGGCGACAACGAACAGCCGTTCATGTCGCACCTGGTGGAGCTGCGCGATCGCCTGCTGCGCTGCGTGATGGTGGTGCTGGTGGTGATGGTGGCCCTGCTGCCCTTCGCCAACGATCTCTACACCTTCATCGCCGAGCCGTTGCTGAAGCACCTGCCGGCGGGCACGAGCATGATCGCCACCGAGGTGGCCTCGCCCTTCCTCACCCCGTTCAAGCTGGCGCTGGTGCTGGCCATCTTCGCCTCGCTGCCCTTCATCTTCTACCAGATCTGGGCCTTCGTGGCCCCGGGGCTGTACCAGCACGAACGCCGGATGGTGCTGCCGCTGGTGGTCTCCAGCACCTTCCTGTTCTACCTGGGCATGGTGTTCGCCTACTTCGTGGTCTTCCCGCTGGTGTTCGGCTTCTTCACCAGCACCGCGCCCGAGGGCGTGGCGGTCATGACCGACATCGCCCGCTATCTCGATTTCGTCCTCAAGCTGTTCTTCGCCTTCGGCGTGGCCTTCGAGGTGCCCATCGCCACCATCGTGCTGGTGAGCATGGGGGTCACCACGCCCGAGGCGCTGGTGGCCAAGCGGCCCTACGTCATCATCGTCGCCTTCGTGGTGGGCATGCTGCTCACCCCGCCGGATGTCATCTCCCAGACGCTGCTGGCGCTGCCCATGTGGGTGCTGTTCGAGATCGGCATCTTCTTCTCCCGGGCCATCGTGCGCCGGCGCGATGCCGGGGGGGAGGCGCCCGCGGAGGCCGCCGGAACCGGTAGCGGATCCGGCGCCGCGGCGGCCGCCTCCGCTCCGGCCCGCCCGGAGCCGGGTGTCGGCGGAATGGAGACAGAGGCCGACTTGGAGGCCGAGTTCGATCGCGCCCAGGCGGAACAGGCGGCGCTGGAGGGGGACGCGGCGGCGCCGGAGTCCGACGACGACCAGCGCTATACCCGTGATGGCCTGCAGGAGGAGCTGGACACCCAGGGCGACGACGGCTCCGGGGCGACACCCGGGGCGCCGGACGGGGATCGGCCGCCGAAAGCCTAGCCCTCCGGCCGGAGCGCACAAACCAAAACCGCGCAGCGCGGTCTGAAGAGTGTGTGCCCGGACGATCCGCGCCGGCCACGCACCGGAGATCGCCCCATGCCACTGCGCCCCGCCGTCGCCGCTCTCCTCGCCCTGCTCCTGGCGCCGCCCACGCCCGCCGCCGCCGCCAGCCCGCTCGCCGATCATCCTTCCCCCTACCTGGCGCTGCATGCCGGGGATCCCGTGGAGTGGCGGCTGTGGGGGCCAGAGGCCCTGGCGGAGGCGCGCCGGGAGGGGCGCCTGCTGTTCGTCTCCAGCGGCTACTTCGCCTGTCACTGGTGCCACGTGATGCGGCGCGAGAGCTTCAGCGACCCCGCCATCGCCGCCCTGCTCAACGAACACTTCGTGCCGGTGAAGGTGGACCGTGAGCTGCTGCCGGCTCTCGATGCGCGGCTCATCGACTTCACCGAGCGGACCCAGGGCCGGGCGGGCTGGCCGCTGGGGGTGTTCATCACACCCGCGGGCCATCCCCTGCTCGGTTTCACCTACCTGCCGCCGGAGCGGTTCCGGGCCCTGCTCGAAGCCATGGCCGGGCGCTGGGAATCGGAGGGGGAGTCGCTGTCGGCGCTGGCGGCCCGGGTGGTGGAGACCCTGGAGGCGCAGACGGGCGGGACGGTTCAGCCCCTGGACCCGGGCCGGGCGCCGGCGCTGGAGGCGGCATTCCGTGACCAGGCCCTGGACCTTGCCGACGGGCTCGCCGGGGGCTTCGGCCACGAGAACAAGTTCCCCATGGCGCCCCAGCTGGCGGCCCTGCTGCAGCTGCAGGGGCGGCATCCCGATGCCGGGCTGGGGGCGTTTCTCGCCCTGACGCTGGAGCAGATGGCCAGCCAGGGCCTCTACGACCTGCTGGGGGGCGGGTTCTTCCGCTACACCGTCGACCCCGCCTGGCACCTCCCCCATTTCGAGAAGATGCTCTACGACAATGCCCAGCTCGCCACCCTCTACCTGGAGGCGGGCCGGAGTCTCGGCCGGCCCGAGCTCACGGCCGTGGGTCGGGAGACCCTCGCCTTCATGCTGCGCGAGCTGGCCGCGCCCGACGGCGGCTTCATCGCCTCCCTCTCGGCGGTGGACGACCAGGACGTGGAGGGCGGCTACTACCTCTGGCGCGAGGAGACGCTGACCGGCCTGCTCGACCCGGAGGAGCGTGCGGCGGTGCGGGTGGCCTGGGGGCTGGATGGCATTCCGGAGCTGGAGGCGGGGCAGCTGCCGCGGCGTGTGGCCGGGCTGGAGGCGACCGCCGCGGAGCTGGGGCGGCCGGCCGGGACGGTGGCGACCCAGCTGGAGCATGCGGCGGCGAAGCTGCGCAAGGCCCGCGCACTGCGCGGCCTGCCCCGGGACGGCAAGGTGGTGGCCGCCTGGAACGGGCTGGCGCTGGAGGCCCTGGCCGCCGGGACGCGGCTGCCGGACGGGGCGGCGTTCCGGGCGGCGGGCGAACGCCTGTACGCCTACCTGGCCGGGGTGCTGTGGGACGGCGGGCGCCTGGCCCGCGCCGGGCACGGCCGCCAGGCGGTGGGGGAGGGCACCCTGGAGGATTACGCCCTGGTGGCCCGCGGGCTGCTGGCCTGGGCCGGGGCCACCGGCGATGCCGGGGCCCGGCGCTTCGCCGCACGCCTGGTCGCCACGGCCTGGGAACGCTTTCACGGCCCGGCCGGCTGGCGCCTGGCGAGTGACTCCCTGTTGGGCTACGGCGGGGCGGAACCGGCCCTCATGGACGGTGTGCTGCCCTCGCCGGGCGCGGTGCTGGCGGGGGTGACGCTGGCGCTGGCCCGCACCGGCGAGCTGCCCGACTCGCTGGCCCGCCAGGCGGCCGCCGCCCTGGCGGCGGGCGGCGGTGCCGCGCGGGATGGGCCGTTCTGGTATGCCAGCTACGTGCGCCTGCTCTCAGCGCCGGTCGGCGGCGAGGGGTGAGGCGGGGGGCCGGCCCTGCACTTCGCCGGGACGGGGCGCCCACCAGCGCCTGCGGATGAAGTGGTCCACGGACAGTCGGCCGGGGCCGTGGAACAGGGGCACCAGCAGCAGAGCGCCCCAGAGCACGTGGTCCTTCATGCCCACCGCGTTGAGCCCGGGGTAGGAGACCACGGCCATGATGTTGAAGGCGAACAGGGCCAGGGCGGCCATGCGGCCGCCGAGGCCGAGGGCGAGGAACACCGGCAGGGTCAGCTCGGCGGCGGTGCCCAGCACGGCGGCGGTGGCCGGCGGGAGCAGCGGCACCTGGTACTCGTATTCGAACAGCCACAGGGTGCTGTCCCAGGTCTGGATCTTGGTCAGGCCCGCCTTCCAGAACACGTTGGCCACGTAGAGGCGGATGCCCAGATCCAGCAGCGGGGCGAGACGGTCGAGCCCGGTGACGGGCGGCCGCAGCAGGCGGCGCAGGGTCGGGATCGGGTTCATGGCGGAATCTCCGGTCAGTGGGGGTCGGTGCCGCCGCCGGGCCCGGGCAGCGTGGCGTCCACCAGCGTGGTGCGCTGCAGGTGGCGCTGCAGGCAGGCGTTGAGGTCGAATCCGGGCTCGACGGCCAGCGCCGAACCGGTGGCCGCCGCGAGTGTCCCGCCGGCGGCCAGCGCCGAAAGCCAGGCCGCCTCGCCCGCCTCCAGCCCCATCACCTCCACCGCCAGTCCGCGGCGCTGGACCAGCACCGACTCCCCGCCCGCCTCCAGGCGCAGGGACTCGATGGCCGGCCCCTCCGGCTGGTGGGCGGCCCAGATGCGGCCCACCGGCCAGTCCGAGGCGATGATCGCCACGCTGGGGTGGAATTCGAAGCGCAGCTCGCCGTAGCGGTCCGGGGCCAGGCCCGCCAGCCGGGCGGGCTCGAAGGCGGGCGCCTCCGCGGCGTGGAAGGCGCGGTGCCAGGCCCATTCGACCCGCGCGGTGTCCGGGAGATAGGGCAGGCCGGCCGCGGGCTCCCAGCCGGCCAGGAAGGCGGGGAAGGCCGCGCCGAAGGCGTGCAGGTTGCCGGAGCGGGAGGGGTGGAGCGGCAGGAAGGCGCGGGCGGCGGCGGCGAAGAAGGCCTCGCCCACCAGCTGCTCCACCACCGGGTAGACGGCCGCCAGCGCCTCGCGCAGGCTGATGTAGAGGTTGTTGCGATAGATGGCCAGGCGCGCCTCCGGCGCGAACTCCCCGCCGATGACGAGATCGCGGGCATCGCTGCGCCCGGCGTCGAACACCTCGCGGGAGAAGGCCGTCTGCAGCTCACGCAACGAGGGCATGGTGTCTCTCCGCCATCGCCTGCGCCCGCCCCGCCTCGTCGAGCAGGGTTTCCAGGGGCGGGATGCGCGTGTCCCACTCGATGAGGGTGGGGCAGCGGCCGAAGCGCTCCAGGGCCGCGGCGTAGAGGGACCAGACCGGGTCGCTGACCCGCCCGCCGTGATCGTCGATCAGGATCTCGCCCTCGGGATGGCGCTTCACCGTGTGGCCGGCGAGATGGATCTCGCCCACCCGCTCCACGGGCAGGGCCCGCAGGTAGGTCCCGGCGTCGAAGCCGTGGTTGCGGGCGCTCACGTAGACGTTGTTCACGTCCAGCAGCAGGCCGCAGCCGGTGCGCCGGGCCACCTCGGCCAGGAACTCCCACTCGGGGATGGTGGAGTGACGGAAGCGCAGGTAGCTGGAGGGATTCTCCACCAGCAGGGTGCGCCCCAGGGCCACCTGGGCCTGCTCCACCCGCCGGCAGAAGTGGTCCAGTGCCTCCTCGGTGTAGGGCAGCGGCAGCAGGTCGTTGTGGTGGACGCCGCCGACCGAGCCCCACGACAGGTGCTCGGAGACCAGCCCGGGCTGAAAGCGGCCGATGAGCGAGCGCAGCCGTTCCAGGTGGGCGGTGTCCAGGGGATCGGTGGAACCGAGGGACATGCCGACGCCGTGGAAGCTGAGCGGGTAGTGGCCGCGCAGGGCCTCCAGGTAGTGGAGCGGCGGGCCCCCGTCGCCGAAGTAGTTCTCCGGGTGGACCTCGAGCCAGCCCACGGCGGGACGCCGTTCCAGCAGGTCGCGGTAGTGGGGGGCGCGCAGCCCGATCCCGGCGCGCGCCGGGATCGGGTCTGGCGCAGGCTGTGATGCAGCCGTGGTCATGGCTCAGCTGCTGGCGGTGCTGCCGCCCACGATCTTGTCGCAGGTACCGGCGGGCACGACGATGAAGGCGTCCTTCGCCCCGTCCATCTTGGAGGTGCCGGCACAGGAGCCGGTGGCGGTCTGGCAGTCGTTCTTGCCGGCCTTGGAGACGCCGTAGCACTTCTCCATCTCGGCCTTACCCTCCGCCATGGCGGGGGCGGCGCTCAGGCCGAGGACGAGCAGGCCGGTGACGGCGGATGCGATCATGCGGTTGGTGTGGTTCATGGTCATTCTCCTCAGGGTTGTCGGTGTCTGAAGACCGCGAACGGCGGCATTCGGACGAGTAGACCCGGACGGATGGGAAAACCTTGCAGGAAAAGGGTTGGCGGATTGAATTGGTACGTTATAACATTACATGCCAAGTCCGGTCCGGAGCCCGCCAAGCCGATGCGTCCCGCCCCCTCGCTGCGTTACCTGCTGTTGCTCGCCGCCCTGCTCGCGCTCCCGGCCCGGGCCGGGCCGCCCTCCGTGGTGGTCAGCATCAAGCCCATCCACTCCCTGGTGGCCGGCGTCATGGAGGGCGTGGGCGAACCGGTGCTGCTGGTCCGGGGCGCCGCCTCGCCCCACGGATACGCCCTGCGGCCCTCGCAGGCGCGGGCGCTGTCACGGGCGCAGCTGGTGGTGTGGGTGGGGCCGGGACTGGAGGCCTTCCTCGTCCATGCCCTGGAGACCCTGGGCCGGGAGGCCCGGGTGCTGACCCTGGCCGAGACGCCCGGCGTGCGGCTGCTGGAGGCCCGTGCGGGCGGAACCTGGGAACGCCACCGCCATGAGGAGGAAGGGGAGGCGCACGAACCGGAGCCCCAGGGCCACGACGGGGTGGGGGGGGAGCATGCCGCCCGTGACCACGGCGACGCGGATCCGCACCTGTGGCTGGACCCGGAGAACGG
Protein-coding regions in this window:
- the ubiE gene encoding bifunctional demethylmenaquinone methyltransferase/2-methoxy-6-polyprenyl-1,4-benzoquinol methylase UbiE, giving the protein MSENKTTHFGYQQVPEEEKAGRVAQVFHSVADKYDLMNDLMSLGIHRLWKRFTIELSGVRGGQRVLDLAGGTGDLAARFSRMVGPAGEVVLCDINDSMLRVGRERLADRGAVGNIRYVQADAEALPYPDNHFDCITIAFGLRNVTHKEAALASMNRVLKPGGRLLVLEFSQPVAPGLKPVYDLYSFSVLPVLGRLVTGDSGSYRYLAESIRMHPDQKTLKGMMEAAGFGRCEYFNLTGGIVALHRGFKV
- the tatB gene encoding Sec-independent protein translocase protein TatB, with amino-acid sequence MFDVGFWELALIAVVALLVLGPERLPKAARTAGLWIGRARRVVMNVKTEIDREIKAEELKQIMAKQAQSSGVHEIVEQTREAVEGAARPAPGSKPQAESGSAPAGAAEPKQSDEPKP
- a CDS encoding phosphoribosyl-ATP diphosphatase, whose protein sequence is MSDILAQLAEVLEARKAEDPAKSYVAGLYAKGLDRILKKVGEEATETVLAAKDGDAAHVVYETADLWFHTLVMLAYLDLRPEQVLEELARRFGVSGLDEKAARGQAE
- the hisI gene encoding phosphoribosyl-AMP cyclohydrolase, encoding MSETWLDEIKWNADGLVPAIAQDAASGRVLMLAWMNRESLALTVQEGRAIYWSRSRGKLWRKGEESGNVQRLRDLRLDCDNDVVLLSVEQVGGIACHTGRESCFYKQYRDGGWTAVEAVLKDPAALYGKQP
- the ubiB gene encoding ubiquinone biosynthesis regulatory protein kinase UbiB, giving the protein MIRPGLFLRLIHINLVLIRHGLDEVVLATHLFRPLRFLYYLSPWNWLRRERAPRAVRIRRTLEDLGPIFVKFGQILSTRRDLLPDDIAIELNRLQDRVPPFPGSEARAIVERAYGRSLAEVFDHFDEQPLASASVAQVHAVRLKDGREAVLKVVRPGIQRTIRRDVDLLYTVAELAERYWPDGRRLRPLEVVAEFEKTIFDELDLQREAANASLLRRNFINSGMVYIPEVYWPYVHANVMVMERISGVPVNDIETLKRHGTNMKRLGELGVEIFFTQVFRDSFFHADMHPGNIFVDISDPENPHYISVDFGIMGSLSAEDQRYLALNLLAFFNRDYRRVAELHVESGWVPYGTRVEEFEAAIRTVCEPIFERPLKDISFGHFLLRLFQTARRFNMEVQPQLVLLQKTLLNIEGLGRMLYPELDLWTTAKPYMERWLSEQVGPRALVRNLRASLPLLAERLPEMPAMIYDIARSVRERERQGGSDQQWRLLRREIRRANRRSFLALTGAALVVSAAVLLGLDGYGQMMLGRAPVTTWILAALGGAMLMAAWPRNSDGD
- the tatA gene encoding twin-arginine translocase TatA/TatE family subunit — protein: MGLGGISIWQLLIILAIVLLLFGAKRLRNVGSDLGEAIKGFKKSVREGEEEKPAEADKPQLKESADDAIEGEVTSKDKKEV
- a CDS encoding gamma-butyrobetaine hydroxylase-like domain-containing protein — encoded protein: MSEKKHTPTEINLHQKSRVLEIAFDDGARFQLPCEYLRVYSPSAEVRGHAPGQEKLETGKETVNITAIEPVGQYAVSIFFDDGHDTGIYAWDTLYDLGVNQERYWREYLDRLEAAGYKRQAH
- the tatC gene encoding twin-arginine translocase subunit TatC — its product is MSQSPDPDMAPGDNEQPFMSHLVELRDRLLRCVMVVLVVMVALLPFANDLYTFIAEPLLKHLPAGTSMIATEVASPFLTPFKLALVLAIFASLPFIFYQIWAFVAPGLYQHERRMVLPLVVSSTFLFYLGMVFAYFVVFPLVFGFFTSTAPEGVAVMTDIARYLDFVLKLFFAFGVAFEVPIATIVLVSMGVTTPEALVAKRPYVIIVAFVVGMLLTPPDVISQTLLALPMWVLFEIGIFFSRAIVRRRDAGGEAPAEAAGTGSGSGAAAAASAPARPEPGVGGMETEADLEAEFDRAQAEQAALEGDAAAPESDDDQRYTRDGLQEELDTQGDDGSGATPGAPDGDRPPKA
- the hslU gene encoding ATP-dependent protease ATPase subunit HslU — encoded protein: MSDMTPREIVHELDKHIIGQAAAKRAVAIALRNRWRRQQVEADLRNEITPKNILMIGPTGVGKTEIARRLARLANAPFIKIEATKFTEVGYVGRDVESIIRDLVDVAIKMTRETEMAKVRHRAEDAAEERILDALLPPARGAHGEPEARDSATRQTFRKKLRQGELDEREIDIEVSAAPLGVDIMAPPGMEEMTSQLQGLFQNLGGNRRRTQRMRVDAAYRLICDEEAARLVNEEEIKARAVQVVEQNGIVFLDEIDKVTSRGERGGPDVSREGVQRDLLPLVEGCTVSTKHGMVRTDHILFIASGAFHLARPSDLVPELQGRLPIRVELDALGVEEFVRILTEPDYSLVQQYTALHATEGVALRFTDDGLRRIAEVAWQVNERTENIGARRLHTVMERLLEESSYEAPDLAGGEVVVDAAYVDRQLGALAEDEDLSRYIL
- a CDS encoding ubiquinone biosynthesis accessory factor UbiJ; amino-acid sequence: MTSLPGLIPLAALEAAINTALRLDPETFQRLRGFEGRVVALEFRGAPLTLYLLPGADGIQLLSAFEAEPDTTLGGTPLALLRFGAGGGGLFGGEVTIRGDVELGQRFKALLEGLRIDWEEHLSRLLGDVAAHQLGNLVRGVADWGRNSLEALARDTGEYLQEERRWLPHPRPVQGWMAEVDRLRGDLDRLEARVERLRRRLDGAAAGGAA